The following proteins come from a genomic window of Coffea arabica cultivar ET-39 chromosome 11c, Coffea Arabica ET-39 HiFi, whole genome shotgun sequence:
- the LOC140016469 gene encoding uncharacterized protein: protein MPAWYNPQAVCAYHSGAPGHATFDCKALKHKIQDMVEAGEIVIRKREAQGPNVNRNPLPEHANTIGVILDDTEYVEPVKELAREAEVFGVTDQPFVIELPFEEDEKPFILDLTPAESESLEPVVIEFPKQEPVLSLQQVPWNYDEPDVQIGERSIAKKEVSVVTRSGKIASPFEATIPIQANNSEPPAKLTITEREALDFLKRLQRSEYNVIEKLSKSPAQISMLDLLFSSDVHRDALLEVLTKAQIPRDISVDNFSHVVGNVLFTKQITFSDEELPSEGIGHNKALYIVVRCNGKMLPKVLIDNGSALNICPWSTLEKLGLQDVKLRPSGTIVRGFDGAQREPIGEIDLVVEMGPAQFQITCQVMHFSSVYNVLLGRPWIHKSGAVPSSLHQLLKFVVNDKLITIFAEEDCLVITDSGTKEDGSRNVTMTPHSTADIVSVSWITNEEQVLPKASVMMAKEMIRGGYEFDKGLGRNLQGVLKPVEIMEKKDSFGLGFRPTAKDIKEMKERKKAEKEGRQRVFDIPPLRYTFPRPTEVITSEVNPVDEIEASLAQLHLPRARNAFADALATLASMIQYPDELKIEPIQVQLQDKPAHCWVANESFDNVPWYSDLKEFLKTGSYPLHAGTKDKNFLRRMASKFFLNGEDINWGNAVFTHVWDGSCITS, encoded by the exons ATGCCCGCGTGGTATAATCCACAagctgtctgtgcttatcattctggggCCCCCGGACATGCCACCTTTGATTGCAAAGCGCTTAAGCATAAAATCCAAGATATGGTTGAAGCCGGGGAGATTGTAATCCGGAAAAGGGAGGCGCAAGGGCCGAACGTAAATAGGAACCCTTTACCGGAACATGCCAATACCATTGGGGTTATTCTGGATGATACGGAGTATGTGGAACCAGTCAAAGAATTGGCAAGggaagctgaagtgtttggggtcacagaccaaccTTTTGTCATAGAACTGCCATTTGAAGAGGACGAGAAACCCTTTATCTTGGATCTCACGCCAGCTGAGAGTGAGTCTTTAGAGCCGGTGGTTATTGAATTCCCGAAGCAGGAGCCTGTCCTGAGCCTGCAACAAGTACCATGGAATTATGATGAACCTGACGTGCAGATTGGGGAAAGGTCAATTGCAAAGAAGGAAGTATCAGTGGTCACAAGATCGGGGAAAATTGCAAGCCCGTTTGAAGCAACCATTCCGATTCAAGCAAATAACTCTGAGCCACCCGCTAAACTAACAATTACCGAGAGAGAAGCCTTAGATTTCCTTAAAAGGCTCCAAAGAAGCGAATACAATGTGATCGAGAAGCTTAGCAAGTCGCCCGCTCAAATATCCATGTTGGATCTACTTTTTTCATCAGATGTGCATAGGGATGCATTGCTCGAAGTACTGACTAAAGCTCAAATTCCTAGAGACATTTCAGTTGATAATTTCTCACACGTAGTTGGGAATGTACTCTTCACCAAGCAAATTACTTTTTCCGACGAGGAGTTGCCGTCggaaggcattggacataacaagGCCCTGTACATAGTTGTGAGGTGCAACGGAAAAATGCTGCCGAAGGTATTAATTGACAATGGATCTGCTCTTAATATATGTCCCTGGAGCaccttggaaaagctaggaTTGCAAGACGTCAAgttgaggccttcagggaccataGTCCGAGGTTTTGATGGAGCGCAAAGAGAGCCAATAGGAGAAATTGATTTAGTAGTTGAAATGGGGCCCGCCCAGTTTCAAATAACCTGCcaagtcatgcatttttctaGTGTTTACAACGTTTTGCTTGGCaggccatggattcacaagtctGGGGCTGTGCCTTCTTCATTGCATCAATTGCTAAAGTTTGTAGTGAATGACAAGCTGATCACTATATTTGCCGAAGAGGATTGCCTTGTAATCACTGATTCTGGGACAAAAGAGGATGGAAGCCGCAATGTCACCATGACTCCCCATAGCACGGCTGATATCGTCTCTGTAAGTTGGATCACAAACGAGGAGCAAGTTCTACCAAAGGCCAGTGTtatgatggctaaggaaatgatcCGAGGAGGTTATGAATTTGACAAGGGACTAGGACGAAATCTGCAAGGAGTTTTGAAGCCAGTGGAGATTATGGAGAAGAAAGATTCATTTGGCTTAGGGTTCCGACCAACTGCTAAGGATatcaaagaaatgaaggaacgtAAGAAAGCAGAGAAAGAGGGCAGGCAAAGGGTTTTTGACATTCCACCACTGCGGTATACTTTTCCACGACCAACAGAGGTTATCACATCAGAGGTTAATCCAGTCGACGAAATTGAAGCAAGTTTGGCTcaatt ACATCTCCCTCGAGCTCGAAACGCATttgctgatgctttggccaccttgGCTTCCATGATCCAGTATCCAGATGAATTAAAGATCGAACCAATCCAAGTTCAACTTCAAGACAAGCCTGCCCACTGCTGGGTTGCAAATGAGTCTTTTGACAATGTTCCTTGGTATAGTGATCTTAAGGAGTTTCTTAAAACTGGGTCCTACCCTCTGCATGCTGGTACAAAAGACAAGAattttctgcgtagaatggcttccAAATTCTTCTTAAATGGAGAA GACATCAACTGGGGCAACGCCGTATTCACTCATGTATgggatggaagctgtattaccagctga